GACGAGTGTATTCCCTGGGAGGTGTGGAGCATCAAGGTCAACGTGGTCAACCTCGCCAACGAGCAGGAGAGACAGATCTGCAGGGAGAAAGTGGGCGAGAAGCTGGGGGAGAAGGTGATCAACGTGGTTGAGGTCATAAATCGCCACGAGTACTTGCCAAAGATGCCCACCCAGTCAGAAGTGGATAATGTTTTTGACACCAGTCTCAAAGATGTTCAGCCGTACCTTTACAAAATCACATTTCAGATCACTGACACTCTGGGCACCTCCGTAAGCACCACGATGAGGAGGCTGATTAAAGACACCCTGGCCCTGTGAGGATGCTcccacacagagaagaaaatgTTATGGATGACTTCAATACTCAAAAAATATCTGTACTAGCCTCTGTCATCTCttcatgtaaaacaaataaTCAGTTTTTCCAGCTCCACTCCTGCTACAGTGAAAGTGTCATAACTTTTCAGACTTCTCTACCATGACTCTGGTATTGATTGTACCTCAAAATTCTTAATTACACAATGTCTATTTAAGGATAATTCGTTCTAACAAACTTTGTTTTCCAATTATCTTTACTTACCACCATATAAAAAATGCAACCCCAGCACATTGCTGAATaacacactatatatatataacaggaTATAATATAAAATCTGTAAATTATTGTAAATTTCTGTAATAAATGTTGATTGTAACGAAAAGGTATTTACTGTCAATAGGCATGTCTCTGTCAAACTTAAGTCTGCCTCTGTAAATTCCTTCCAATCCTTTGAGACTAGAGCAACTACTGGTAAATATGAATTCACAAGATTCagtcaataataaaaaatgtaatctgacctccgtgtgtgtgtgtgtgtgtgagtgtgtgtctgaaaaacATATGGATGAGTTTGGGGACACGTTTCCTCATTTATGTGAAAACGTCCTTCCTGACTTTTTCATGGAGAGTGTGACCTTACACATGGGTAGGACAGGATTTCCAGTTGGCCAGTTTTCCATATTAAAGCAAACACTTCCTAAGTTCACTCCCAAGTTTTCCAGCCAGTAATTGTCACAGTGGACCAGAGCGTGATAAAAACATCCCGCAGGCTCGGGGTTGTCTGCCAACAGGATGATGTGTGTGCATTTTCACATTATTAGTTCTACTCCTGGATTAATAAACATAAGACCATTTGCCTCACACTCATGAAACTGACAACTGGGTGATATTTGTCCGTGTTAACTAGTTTGTAAAGGGAAGATAAaagcttttaaatatattcaactGAAAGTTATGTATGATCGTAGATCACAGATCAAATTTTGGGACAGAAAAAGGcatttttgggacattttaGAGTCAGAACATTTGTAGGAGAAGCCCCAGACTGTTTGAAATGCAACAATGATTAATATCATTGAGTTATTGAAGATCTAACAAACATGGATAAAGGATGTCAGAATACGATCTACATTAGCTGAGGTGCCTGGTTACATAGACCTGAGGTAAAGTGAACACTTGAAGCTAAATGattcaaacacaacattttggttGTACATGTATTCTCCATTGTCACTCTTTATTACAGAAATTAAGCACAAAAACTGTAGAAAAACCTAAGCACAAAACGACTGCAAAATCTCCAAAAGCAACAATAATGCAACCTATGCTGATACAAATAGAACAGTAATCATTATTGCAGTGAGAGCACAGGAATACTAAAAAGATAAACTTTTCTTTACTAACAAAATTGGTACAAAATCGCAGATACAAACACTTCCATAAACACAATTCTAGTCGTTTCTGTGAAACCTTAAAAGTGTTTCTCACAGGAAATTAAGAGCACTATTTCGCAATACAGAATCTCTCCAATGAATTTGAATGCAGCTAGAGTCACTCATTTAGAGGAAAAACAATAGAACAAATTTAGTTGAGCAATCAACATCTTCCAAATATAATTAATCTTAATAATTTAAGACAATCAGTCAAGCTAAAGCGAAAGCAGAATATACTAGTACGCGAATACAACTGTGGAACAACTGgaatacaatcaaaacacaaTCGTTAGTAATAAACCTTTAGGAAGCAGGAACATTCTCTCAccattaaagaaaagaaaaaagatcagcctctctcttctccactaTACCACCAATAATCGAAATGCCTGAGTTGTAAGTCGTCTGTTGTGCTTTCATGTGAAACAATATCGACAAAGCATTTGAAAATTTGCATAAGGCCACCAAAGCATTGTAAAGCTCGGTTTACATCGATTGCACAAATCTGTCAGTGTATGAGTATTTACATAACACTGCTAATGCTGCACTGGGGCAGGAGACTTTATTTAAGCAGGAGTAGAATCTAATATACACGAATTAATATTAGAAGTTTCATATTCATTAACTGAGTTCAACCATATGTTATATTATGATACTGCAGTGTGCTTTTATCAAAGATGTCTGAAAGTTTGCTCGCTGCGGATATTTCAGATTTCTAGAAGGTGAAGTCATGAGCCAAATACTTGAATGATGTTAATGTAGTATTTAGGATACCATCAAATCGACCCTGCCCATTCTCTTCACTGGTAATATGACCCCTTTTTTACAAATAAGCTGGTCTGagcaccttcttttttttatttacaattgaTTTTCTTCAGCAACATTTGGAAACACGTGTTTAcctgtgaagacatttttttttccttctaaaATCTCATGACCGTTGATTGCACTGACTCAATCATTTGTAAAATAACATGATTCACCAGCCTGACAATGAGGAAGATACAGTGACCTTTCAGAACTGAGTGTAAGCAATTAATCAAGGCTGCATACTGAGAAGCAGTGTTTGAAACCAGAGGTGTCTGAGGTGAGTCTGATGTGCCAACTGTGTGTTAGAACATCTTTGTTTATACTGAAGGTCAATCAGTCTGAGGCTCAAATATGAGACAACAAATTTCAGAGGAATGCTAAgtatgaagaaagaaaaaacatactgCTGGGCCTTTTTACTTATGCAGCCTAAAACCTCTATAGCTACAAGTTTGGATGAACCACCCCATATAACAACGAAAGTGTTAAACAAAGTGCATATTGAATACATTGTTGAGGCCACCAATATTACCTAAAGGGATGTGACTCACATCAATAGATAGATCTGACACAAAAGCAGAAAAGCACTAATATTCAATTCAACTGCCAGCTCCAAAACTTTAAAGCACTTTTTTCACACTCTGAGACAACAGTGTATGTAGTTGTACCTCCATTTGCCGACTGGTGCAACTCTGTACCTTGTTATCTCAAAACACCTAGGTAGATAAATACTAGTGTACAACTAAAAGAGGTTTTAAACGGATCAttttgaaaggaaaataaaccatTTATGATCATTTCATCTCACACAGGGATCTAGCACTTGATTGCACATTCACGTTTACGCCTCTAATGAGCATGGCCACTTTAATATATGACATTGGAGGCAAGCGAAAAAGCTATACATTCAAAGTCTTCCTTTTGTAGGCTGAGGTGTGTTTATTCCGATATTCTGTATCGTCTCTCATGAAAATGCACCGCCACAACTGGTCTACATGTGATTGTGACTCTGCTCATGGCTCCAGAGACTAAAGGCCGTCTTGAAGGTCCTGTGACAGAGTTTACACATGTACTGCCTCTTAAACGTCAGGGCAGAGAGAGACGGTGCGTGGTAAAAGAGTGTGTCTGATTCCTGAGTGCCACCTGGGTTCTCCATGCTGTCTGACCTTGACAGAGGGCTGTGGCTGCTGGGTTGCCGTTCTAGTTCGGGTCTCTTCGTCTTGCTTGCTGATGAGCTGCAGGGCTCTGGGCTGCTGGAATCCTCGGCTATCTCTGCAGCAACTGTCGCCGGTGGCTGCGTGGATTTCAGCACGGTGGCCTGCGGAGAGTGGCGCTCAGGGTTTTGAGGAGTcatgggaggggagggagacagGGGCGAGGGGTGTGTGTCGAACTCTTTGGCTCCAGGTTCGTTTGCAGTGGACATGTGGGACTGGAAGTGGCTCCAAAGGCGGAAATTGGTCCTGAAGGCTTTGTTGCAGATGTGACAGATGAATGGTTTGATGTGGCATAGCAGCTCCTGGTGTCGTTCCAGGTCTTTGCGAGAGCTGAAAAGATTTCCGCATTTCTCGCATGGCCACACACCAGGCTCCTCAAACCCACTTTTGGCAGCTTCTGTATTTTCCATCTCACTCACAGCCTCCTCTAAAGGCTCCTCCTTCACCACCAGTTCGCCATGGTGACCCATGCTCAGGTCCTCAGGCACATAGGATGACGAGTCTTCTGAATCATACATGTATGGCCCTGAGGAGTCACTATAACCAATGTTCTCTCTCGAGCTCCCAGTTGCCAGAGGCTCATCACTATAATGCTCCTCTCTGAGCATTTCCGACGCCTCCTCACTGTTCTCCTCGTGCTTTAGGTGAATCTGGTCCTTCACCGTCATAATGTTGTGGTTGTGGACCTCCACCTGGTGGCGCCATATGCTGAAGGAGGATTTGAAGGTCCGCATACACTCCAGGCACGTCAGTTTCTTGTACTTGCAGTGAGTCTCGTGGTCCCTCTTCACAGTTGGACTTGAGAATCGGAGGCCACAGTACGGGCATACAGTTGCATGTCGACAGCCTCTCTCATGATCGCCCTGTTCAAAGAGTGATGACAGCTTCATATTACAGAGTCTACAGGAGTAAACACCAGTGTCTGTGTTCTTCTGCTGAGTGATCTCATCCTGTTCCTGGTAGAGGATGCTCTCACTTGCTATGTCCTGGTCAGATTTGTCTGTCGGATGTGTTCTTAAATGCTGTCTGTACTGAGACtggaacacaaacactttcccACAGTAAGGACAAATGTAGCTGGGCCTCAATCTCTTCTTGTTAAGAACCGGAGACTGGAAGCCCTGCTTATTCCTCTTTAACTTCCAGAGCAAagctttctttatttctctctcccgCACAATATCTATCAACTTCTTTTGAAATTTCTCATCCAGtacagaggagctggaggacgaggCTGGGTTTTGTACGACACCATGCTGAGTTTGGCAGTGTGTCCACACTTTGAAATTTGTATGAAAGCGCTTGTGGCAGATGTCGCAAGCATACGGCTTATCGGGATTGTGATACATATTTACATGTCGATGTAGTCCAGCACTAGACCTGAAAACTTTCAGACAGTTCCAGCATTTGAAAATCTTGTTGTTAGACAGCTCTGCACTGTTCTCAATAGATTCACTGCTGACACTCTGAGGTACTGTTTCTGACATGTTCTCATCAGGTGGGAGGGTATGTTCTTTAAAAAGTTTGTTCTTCTTGAAAGGATATCTTCTGTTGTCTGGCCTCTCCTTCCTTTTCCCCAGAGGATTGAAGTCTATCCTGGATCCTTGGTCATAGTTGGTTTGCAAGTCTTTAAGATTGACTGGCAAAGAATCTCCCACTGTGATCCGGATTATGTCCATGGGGTCGCCGAGTGGACTGCTTGGCTCAGCTTTCACACTGACCTCTCTTTCTACCTGAGTTTCTTCATCACACGTGCTGGGGTACTTTGACCTGAGAACCAGAGGAGATGCTTTTTTTGAATTACCATTTTGAGCAGATGTTTCCGGCCCACACACTTTTGATGCCATTTTAACAACCGACTGTTCTCGAttctgcagctccttcagctccagcGTGGGAGAGAAGACTGGAACGGGGCTGTCCATGGATAATGATCTTCGGAGGAGGCTTTTTATCAGTGGCCCGCTCCTGTCAATGGTCTGGCTTGGCTCACTGGCCTGACCCTCAAAGGGCACTTTGGTGTGGTAGAGCTGGTCCTGGTCCTTATTCTCCTCTTTAGTACCTTGGTCAATGCCAGACTGCATCCTTACGTGCTGCATTTCAGCATCACTGAAAGACACAGATGATGTCAGCTGAGGCCTCACAAATGTGATGTGTGATGAATTCCCTTTTAATATGGAGGAGTAAGGATTGGTGGACTTCCTCTCAGCAGCTTCCCTCTGATCAGTGGATTTCCTTTTGATGGATTCAGATTTCCTGACTGATTCGTGCGAGTTGTGTTCTGATGGTGGCTGAGCAGCCTCccgagaggagaggggagataaTGATAtctctgatgtttttttctgataATTTGAGCGAGAGGGATGGGTTGTGTCATTCCGCACCCGACGCACAATGACACTCCTTGTTTGGACATCATTCTCATCCCCTTCAGAGAACGAAAGCCTTTTTCTAGACACACAGTACGATGCATGGGGTCGTGCTGACACAATGTTGGTGAGGAAAGGGATTCCGAGGCTGTAGCCCAGCTCTTGAATGGCTGCAAGGCTGCCTTTGTCCACAAAGAGTGAGGAggagtaaatgtaattcagaACCATCTCGAAGGCATCGGGCTCACAGAAGTCCAGGTTTACAactttctgtgtctctgcatccATCCGTGTGAACAAGGACTGGAAATACTCACTGCAGGCGGCCAGAACACACTTATGGGCCTGGTACCTCTGGTCTGCCACGACCAGGACTACGTCGCACATCTTGCCCCTCAGTCGCTGCTCATTGAGAACCCCAAACACTGAGAGGGCATGGGAGGGGTTACTGTAATGCACTAGGCTCTCCATggctgaaaaaaaaagggggaaagtattttattttaatgcaggaATGGAAACAAAGATTATCATTTAGTTTGCACTTGACATATTTGTTGTACGTTTTCCCAAAGACAAGCATCTCCAGATGATTAACTTGTGGAGCTGTTCGGTCAGACGTCAAAAAGTATATGTTCCACAAAAACTTTTTTCCATGATCTTCACAATTAATAGAGAAAAAATCTGATGCTTATATTGCCCAGAAAATGATTTCCctatcatataataataataactttatttgtatagcattaTAGCAtgaagttacaaagtgcttcacacaaaaGTCCATTGTATCGATTGTAATAAAAGATATTCTGTTCATGAGGTCATATGATGTCAAGTGACGTTATGAAGaattaacaaacaaatgtcACAATTGCGTCTTGTATTCAAAAATGCATTTTCCAGGTATCCTATAGGACTATAGAAATGACCCAAAGCTTGTATAGAACAAAAAATAATGTATGATTATATAGAAGGACAATGACATAATCATGACATCACaatgaaatcaataaataaCTACTGCAATAAAGTATTTATGACATCATGTTTTGAAGTCTAAAAGTGATGTCATAGAGTATAGTAATTTATAATGACATCGTTATTAAATGGCCTTATtacaatattttaaaaagtgcatgcaCATGGTATGCATCaccctgcttgtgtttcttctgaattgataatgaaaataataattaatatataatttaattaattaaattatatgtttttatctgtAGTAGTACTTGTTTATGATGATCACTAGAAGTCAGATGAACCTGTTTCTTTACCCATACACGGTGCAAAATGACAAACAACGAAAATCACTGTTACACTGAGTATGTTTATGGGCCTAGCACTAGGTTGGTAGTCAGAGATCATGGAAATTGAACTCTGTCAAATCAGCTTCCATAACTAATGCAGTAAGTTTACATTTAAAGTAAAGGCTTTTCACCGCTGACTGTTTGTATAGTCTCCCCCAGCTTATCATCCCCTGTTGACATCAACAGGCTTTCACACCTCGCCAAACACAACCTGCACTAATATTATTTTAGAATACAGGACAAGAGGCTGAATGTCCCTTGGAACAGATCCTAAAGACTCTATATAAGACATATAATATACGTCACTTTATTCTATTCTCCTACTGTTAACTGCACTCTCATTACTTCAACTTGTATTGAATTGAAGAAGATTATCTTATACTTCTTTtgtatatttcatatttgtatCATATAGTTgctcatattttatatttgaatattttctgTAGAAAATCTTTATAACAGGCACAAATTGATATGATACTTTTGTAATTTCGTTGTGAATCTTGAATCCCCCTTGTGTCTACTGCTGTTAAGAAAAGCATtcttgtgttttaatattatgtatTATCCGGACATTACTGCAACATACACAGAGTTACCACTTTAAGAGGTGCACCCGACTAAAAGTAATGCAGTCTAATGCAACAGTCATGCAATAACTCTTCTCCTTGAGGAATATCATAGTGATAACCTAGAGAGTAGTCTGTTGTGCCATAAGAACATTCATATGGATAAGGTAATACTGGGAATGGCATTAGATGTAGGTTAATATACCTAATAAACTGGTAATAgcacatattatttatttatttattcaaattgttgCATTGATTTGTACACAACACAAGTCACAACATATAAAGTACTGGGCAACATGGTCACAAACAGATATTACACTGAGAGGCATCTATTGGGTGTTTACTTTAGAGCTCAAATGTTTTCACACATAAAGcacgtttattttgaaaactgtgACCGGAAGACATGTTGACAACAGTGGCAGTTTCTGTGATCGGTTCATTCATTCAGcagaaacaaacaagcagcctgtggcctctctctcactctctctctccgcgtGAACCCAACTCGCAGAGCAGCGGTGATGGCGAGAGCCGCGTCAGATATGAGGAAGTCGAGTCAGGCTTTCAGCGTTAGGTCATCCATGAGACGTGGCTCCGCTTCTCAGGACAAATAACTTCTCCAGCCCGAGATGTGGCAGCGAGGCTGGGAGAACAGCCCGGCGCTTGTGAGCTGTTAACGGCCACGGAGCCGCCTTCTCTGCCTTCACGTTAGGCTGAAGGTATAAGGCTGTCTGATCGGGG
This genomic window from Pleuronectes platessa chromosome 15, fPlePla1.1, whole genome shotgun sequence contains:
- the zbtb21 gene encoding zinc finger and BTB domain-containing protein 21, giving the protein MESLVHYSNPSHALSVFGVLNEQRLRGKMCDVVLVVADQRYQAHKCVLAACSEYFQSLFTRMDAETQKVVNLDFCEPDAFEMVLNYIYSSSLFVDKGSLAAIQELGYSLGIPFLTNIVSARPHASYCVSRKRLSFSEGDENDVQTRSVIVRRVRNDTTHPSRSNYQKKTSEISLSPLSSREAAQPPSEHNSHESVRKSESIKRKSTDQREAAERKSTNPYSSILKGNSSHITFVRPQLTSSVSFSDAEMQHVRMQSGIDQGTKEENKDQDQLYHTKVPFEGQASEPSQTIDRSGPLIKSLLRRSLSMDSPVPVFSPTLELKELQNREQSVVKMASKVCGPETSAQNGNSKKASPLVLRSKYPSTCDEETQVEREVSVKAEPSSPLGDPMDIIRITVGDSLPVNLKDLQTNYDQGSRIDFNPLGKRKERPDNRRYPFKKNKLFKEHTLPPDENMSETVPQSVSSESIENSAELSNNKIFKCWNCLKVFRSSAGLHRHVNMYHNPDKPYACDICHKRFHTNFKVWTHCQTQHGVVQNPASSSSSSVLDEKFQKKLIDIVREREIKKALLWKLKRNKQGFQSPVLNKKRLRPSYICPYCGKVFVFQSQYRQHLRTHPTDKSDQDIASESILYQEQDEITQQKNTDTGVYSCRLCNMKLSSLFEQGDHERGCRHATVCPYCGLRFSSPTVKRDHETHCKYKKLTCLECMRTFKSSFSIWRHQVEVHNHNIMTVKDQIHLKHEENSEEASEMLREEHYSDEPLATGSSRENIGYSDSSGPYMYDSEDSSSYVPEDLSMGHHGELVVKEEPLEEAVSEMENTEAAKSGFEEPGVWPCEKCGNLFSSRKDLERHQELLCHIKPFICHICNKAFRTNFRLWSHFQSHMSTANEPGAKEFDTHPSPLSPSPPMTPQNPERHSPQATVLKSTQPPATVAAEIAEDSSSPEPCSSSASKTKRPELERQPSSHSPLSRSDSMENPGGTQESDTLFYHAPSLSALTFKRQYMCKLCHRTFKTAFSLWSHEQSHNHM